A genomic segment from Anabas testudineus chromosome 6, fAnaTes1.2, whole genome shotgun sequence encodes:
- the amfra gene encoding autocrine motility factor receptor a — protein MPFVFLERFPWPSLQTYTALSAALLIGTVLTLCSSDSQFQSSPEEVHNSRIGRYIRDGGEYMGAGYGDVAANVLLHLLTDSVFVWMMVNTVCCILLLIGKLIQCVVFGPLRVSEKQHLKDKFWNFIFYKFIFVFGVLNVQTVEEVVMWWLWFAIPVFLHLLVQLCKDRFEYLSFSPATPLSCHARVLLLLVVLLLCCGGLATLCSRLARSQGRHTAAFMAAECMLVTVRTTHVMFQYSIHLWDMNHEGSWENKSSYVYYTDLLMELLSLGLDLLHHIHMLLFTNSWLSMASLVIFMQLRFLVEEIQKRIRRHHNYLRVLRNMETRFSVASADEVAANDDDCAICWDAMSSARKLPCGHLFHSSCLRSWLEQDTSCPTCRLSLNIGDGEYRVERDAREANPDNLAVGLGADARLRLNQLNHFFHFDGSRIASWLPSFSVEVMATANFMGIPASSPSQINTMAQQVHEMFPQVPLQLILLDLEITQSLEVTTDNILEGRIQTAAPPLAVEHPVIRVTPPEDEDGASSESEQEEDETVDEEEEEENVEEIDEDVEVRFCATAAERQKLLLQRKEELLQRARRDYLTRKIRSSTGNPDSSDSVTLH, from the exons ATGCCCTTCGTGTTCCTGGAGCGGTTCCCCTGGCCCAGCTTGCAGACGTACACCGCGCTGAGTGCTGCCCTGCTGATCGGGACTGTCCTGACTCTGTGTTCCTCCGACTCCCAGTTTCAGTCCAGCCCAGAGGAGGTCCACAACTCCCGGATCGGTCGTTATATCAGGGACGGTGGAGAGTACATGGGCGCAGGTTATGGAGACGTGGCTGCAAACGTGCTGCTGCACCTGCTGACCGACAGTGTTTTTGTCTGG atgatggtaaacacagtctgctgcatCTTGCTGCTGATCGGTAAACTCATCCAGTGTGTCGTGTTCGGGCCGCTCCGTGTCAGTGAAAAACag cacttaAAAGACAAGTTCTGGAACTTCATCTTCTACAAGTTCATCTTCGTGTTTGGCGTCTTGAACGTTCAGacggtggaggaggtggtgatgtGGTGGCTCTGGTTCGCCATCCCTGTGTTTCTGCACCTTCTGGTTCAGCTCTGCAAGGACCGATTTGAATAT CTGTCCTTCTCTCCGGCCACTCCTCTGTCCTGCCATGCACGGGTGCTACTGCTGCTGGTGGTCCTGCTGTTGTGCTGTGGTGGTCTGGCTACGCTTTGCAGCCGGCTGGCTCGCAGCCAAGGCCGTCACACTGCCGCGTTCATGGCTGCAGAG TGTATGTTGGTGACAGTGCGGACCACACACGTCATGTTTCA gtaCTCCATCCACCTGTGGGACATGAACCATGAAGGCAGCTGGGAGAATAAATCCTCTTACGTTTACTACACCGACCTGCTGATGGAGCTGCTGTCACTGGGCCTCGACCTGCTGCACCACATCCACATGCTA CTCTTCACTAACAGCTGGTTGTCCATGGCGAGTCTGGTCATCTTTATGCAACTGAGGTTCCTCGTTGAGGAGATCCAGAAGAGAATCCGCCGCCACCACAACTACCTGAGAGTCCTCCGCAACATGGAGACCCG gttttctgtGGCGTCTGCAGATGAAGTTGCAGCCAACGATGACGACTGCGCAATCTGCTGGGATGCAATGAGTTCAGCTCGGAAACTGCCCTGCGGCCATCTCTTCCACAG CTCATGTCTGCGCTCCTGGCTCGAGCAGGACACGTCTTGTCCAACATGTCGATTGTCGCTGAACATCGGAGACGGAGAATATCGCGTGGAGAGAGACGCCAGGGAGGCTAACCCCGACAACCTGGCGGTCGGTCTCGGAGCCGACGCTCGTCTACGCCTCAACCAGCTCAACCACTTCTTCCACTTTGATG GTTCTCGTATTGCCAGCTGGCTGCCCAGTTTCTCAGTTGAAGTTATGGCCACAGCCAACTTTATGGGCATCCCAGCAAGCAGCCCATCTCAAATCAACACCATG gCTCAGCAGGTCCACGAGATGTTCCCTCAGGTACCCCTACAGCTGATACTGCTGGATCTGGAGATCACGCAATCACTGGAGGTCACCACAGACAATATCCTGGAGGGACGAATCCAGACTGCAGCCCCACCACTG GCTGTGGAGCATCCCGTCATACGGGTGACTCCACCCGAGGATGAGGATGGAGCCAGCAGCGAGtcagagcaggaggaagatgagacGGTAgacgaggaagaagaagaagagaacgTGGAGGAGATAGACGAGGACGTTGAGGTTCGGTTTTGTGCGACAGCAGCAGAGCgacagaagctgctgctgcagaggaaggaggagctgctgcagcgAGCACGCAG gGACTATCTAACCAGGAAGATCAGGTCCAGCACAGGAAACCCCGACTCCTCCGACTCTGTGACCCTGCATTGA